A window of the Polaribacter sp. HaHaR_3_91 genome harbors these coding sequences:
- a CDS encoding nucleoside-diphosphate sugar epimerase/dehydratase, with protein MIRTFFLRTLNKYASKWLVLLIDLSLVFIAFFIAYFIRFNVSFNFNISNLLNQIPYVLGFALISFLTVGSYKGIIRHTGIRDAFNVFIASSLVCLLLLLAVTFNVFFKVIDSFYIPKSIIIIHYLVTTLVLILSRFIFKAFFEVLSTELDTIHNVLIYGAGDSGIIALNALNRDKQNNYDVIGFIDDNKNKIGKKIDRVLIFNSNVINKKFIEKHSVDQVIISIQNIKPNRLLAITDKFINLDIDVKIVPPLSKWIDGDLNANQIRQIKIEDLLDRAPIIIDNPIVQREVNNKVVLVSGAAGSIGSEISRQLSLYNCKLIVLIDQAESPLYDLQQELIQKGITNFVAIVSDVRDRFKVERIFKKYKPQRVFHAAAYKHVPLMEKSPYEAIKVNVLGTKNIADLSHEYGIERFVMVSTDKAVNPTNVMGASKRIAELYISCVSKISKKTKFTITRFGNVLGSNGSVIPLFKRQIENGGPLTVTHKKITRYFMTIPEACSLVLEAGTMGKGGEIYIFDMGKSVKIFEIAKRMIYLSGLRYPEDVDIKITGLRPGEKLYEELLADGENTTKTYHNKIMIAKTQKLDNSIVKIKIDDLALNFDKLNNSELVALMKTLVPEYVSNNSEFEILDVKLK; from the coding sequence ATGATAAGAACCTTTTTTCTTCGAACCTTAAATAAATATGCATCTAAATGGCTAGTTTTATTGATAGACTTATCTTTAGTTTTTATCGCTTTTTTTATTGCCTATTTTATACGTTTTAATGTAAGCTTTAATTTTAACATCTCTAATTTATTAAATCAAATACCTTATGTTTTAGGTTTTGCGCTGATAAGTTTTTTAACAGTAGGCTCTTATAAGGGGATTATAAGACATACGGGTATTAGAGATGCTTTTAATGTATTTATTGCAAGTTCATTAGTCTGTTTGTTACTACTTTTGGCCGTAACTTTTAATGTTTTTTTTAAAGTAATCGATTCTTTTTACATTCCAAAATCCATTATTATTATCCATTATTTAGTAACTACTTTAGTTCTTATTTTAAGTAGATTTATTTTTAAAGCTTTTTTTGAAGTACTATCCACAGAATTAGATACAATTCATAATGTTTTAATCTATGGAGCAGGTGACTCAGGTATTATTGCTTTAAATGCGTTAAATAGGGATAAACAAAATAATTATGATGTTATCGGTTTTATAGACGACAATAAAAATAAAATAGGAAAGAAAATTGATAGAGTATTGATCTTTAACTCTAATGTAATTAATAAAAAATTTATAGAAAAGCATTCCGTTGATCAAGTGATTATTTCTATTCAGAATATCAAGCCAAATCGATTATTAGCAATTACTGATAAATTTATAAACCTAGATATTGATGTGAAAATAGTACCTCCTTTATCTAAATGGATAGATGGAGATTTAAACGCCAATCAAATTAGACAAATTAAGATCGAAGATTTATTAGATAGAGCACCTATTATTATTGATAATCCGATTGTACAACGAGAAGTGAATAATAAAGTTGTATTGGTTTCTGGTGCTGCTGGTTCTATAGGAAGTGAAATTTCTAGACAATTAAGTTTATATAATTGTAAATTAATAGTGCTTATAGATCAAGCAGAGTCTCCTTTGTATGATTTACAACAGGAGTTAATTCAGAAAGGAATCACTAATTTTGTAGCCATTGTTTCTGATGTTAGAGACCGGTTTAAAGTAGAGCGTATCTTTAAAAAATATAAACCTCAAAGGGTTTTTCATGCAGCTGCATATAAGCACGTTCCTCTAATGGAAAAATCGCCGTATGAAGCCATTAAAGTAAATGTGTTAGGAACAAAAAATATAGCAGATTTATCTCATGAATATGGCATAGAAAGGTTTGTAATGGTTTCTACAGACAAAGCGGTGAACCCCACCAATGTAATGGGAGCTTCTAAACGTATTGCAGAATTATATATAAGTTGTGTAAGTAAAATTTCTAAGAAAACGAAGTTTACCATTACTAGATTTGGAAATGTTTTGGGATCTAATGGGTCGGTAATTCCTTTATTTAAAAGACAAATTGAAAATGGAGGGCCTTTAACAGTAACACACAAAAAAATTACCAGGTATTTTATGACCATACCTGAAGCGTGTAGCTTAGTTTTAGAAGCTGGAACGATGGGGAAAGGTGGTGAAATATACATTTTTGATATGGGGAAATCTGTGAAGATTTTTGAAATTGCCAAAAGAATGATTTATTTATCCGGTTTGCGATATCCAGAAGATGTTGATATCAAAATTACAGGTTTAAGACCTGGAGAAAAATTATATGAAGAGTTATTAGCCGATGGAGAGAACACTACAAAAACCTACCATAATAAAATAATGATTGCAAAAACGCAAAAGTTAGACAACTCAATTGTTAAAATTAAAATAGATGATTTAGCCCTTAATTTTGACAAATTAAACAATAGTGAATTGGTGGCATTAATGAAGACGTTAGTTCCTGAGTATGTCTCTAATAACTCAGAGTTTGAGATATTAGATGTTAAGCTCAAGTAA
- a CDS encoding aminotransferase class I/II-fold pyridoxal phosphate-dependent enzyme, whose amino-acid sequence MQHKIPLSESHINIDLKTSFSSIDIDVVAEFEKSLEKYYDYKKSVLAVNSGTSAIHLALILSGVEKGDEVLCQSLTYVATINPIIYQNATPIFIDSEQDTWNMCPIQLERAIKDRILKGKKPKAIVVVHLYGMPAKIDEIVAISRKYNIILIEDAAEALGAEYKGKKCGAFGDFGILSFNNNKIVSTLGGGALICNTEIEKEKAFFYATQAKENERHYEHKVIGYNYRMNSLGALIGIAQLKKLKTYLKKRRIINDFYKESFKNFSGVFFLKEHSASIVSNHWLSCILLEVEEVAVTKHKLLDVLKKNNIEIRFFWKPMHLQPVFKEYPYYGGEIAENLFQKGICLPSGSTLLKNDLIRISECIKKFL is encoded by the coding sequence ATGCAACATAAAATTCCTTTATCTGAGTCTCATATAAATATTGATTTAAAAACTTCTTTTTCATCAATAGATATTGATGTTGTTGCAGAATTTGAAAAATCTTTAGAAAAGTATTATGATTATAAGAAAAGTGTTTTAGCAGTAAATTCTGGAACTTCTGCTATTCATTTGGCGTTAATTTTAAGTGGTGTAGAAAAAGGAGATGAGGTTTTATGTCAATCGTTAACTTATGTTGCTACTATAAACCCAATTATTTACCAAAATGCAACCCCTATTTTTATCGATAGTGAGCAGGATACTTGGAATATGTGTCCTATTCAATTAGAGCGCGCTATAAAAGATAGAATCTTAAAAGGGAAAAAACCAAAGGCAATTGTTGTTGTCCATTTGTATGGTATGCCAGCAAAAATTGATGAAATAGTTGCTATTTCTCGTAAATACAATATCATTTTAATTGAAGATGCTGCCGAAGCTTTGGGTGCAGAGTACAAAGGGAAGAAATGTGGTGCTTTTGGAGATTTTGGAATTCTTTCTTTTAATAATAATAAGATTGTTTCTACTTTAGGAGGCGGAGCATTAATTTGCAATACAGAAATTGAAAAAGAAAAAGCCTTTTTTTATGCCACACAAGCTAAGGAAAATGAAAGGCATTATGAACACAAAGTAATAGGGTATAACTACAGAATGAACTCTTTAGGTGCCCTTATTGGAATTGCCCAACTTAAAAAGCTGAAAACATACCTAAAAAAAAGACGTATCATTAATGATTTTTATAAAGAATCTTTTAAGAACTTTTCAGGAGTATTTTTCTTAAAAGAGCATTCAGCATCAATTGTGTCTAATCATTGGCTGAGCTGTATTCTTTTAGAAGTTGAAGAGGTTGCTGTTACAAAGCATAAACTGTTGGATGTACTTAAGAAAAACAATATTGAAATTCGCTTTTTCTGGAAACCAATGCACTTACAGCCTGTTTTTAAAGAGTATCCGTACTATGGTGGTGAAATTGCAGAAAATTTATTTCAAAAAGGAATCTGCCTTCCATCTGGATCTACTCTCCTAAAAAATGATTTAATCAGAATCTCAGAATGCATTAAGAAATTTTTGTAG